One genomic segment of Cellulophaga sp. HaHaR_3_176 includes these proteins:
- a CDS encoding rhomboid family intramembrane serine protease, with protein sequence MATDLKYQFSRLNIAEKIIALNVLIFVLTRLFSTLFGGDLNTIVHWFELPQGFLPFIQQPWSIVTYAFFHGGLGHIFWNMLMLYFTGRIFMNLYSERKFINVYFLGVIFGGIIYLLSYNIFPALLEKNNALIGASAGVTAVLIFICTYTPNQEIRVIFFNVKLWHIGVFFVLVDLVQIGGGSNIGGRLSHLGGAFIGYYYARKLTSGTDIGEGFSNMLDAISNLFKKNKKAPLKTVYRKPRTSNLKKSIDYNEESHQRKVDTILDKISKSGYESLSKEEKDFLFKVGKE encoded by the coding sequence ATGGCAACAGATTTAAAATATCAATTTTCGCGCTTAAATATTGCAGAAAAAATTATAGCCTTAAATGTGCTTATTTTTGTTCTGACAAGGCTTTTTAGTACTTTATTTGGTGGTGATCTGAATACTATAGTTCATTGGTTTGAGTTGCCTCAAGGTTTTTTACCATTTATACAGCAACCTTGGTCTATAGTTACTTATGCTTTTTTTCATGGAGGCTTAGGTCATATTTTTTGGAATATGTTGATGCTTTATTTTACAGGCCGAATTTTTATGAACCTGTATAGTGAGCGTAAGTTTATTAATGTATATTTTTTAGGTGTAATTTTTGGAGGTATAATATACCTTTTAAGTTATAATATATTTCCTGCGCTATTAGAGAAAAACAATGCTTTAATAGGTGCTTCAGCAGGTGTTACTGCTGTTCTGATTTTTATTTGTACATATACTCCAAATCAAGAGATTCGTGTAATATTCTTTAATGTAAAGCTTTGGCATATAGGTGTATTTTTTGTATTGGTAGATTTAGTTCAAATTGGAGGAGGCTCTAATATAGGTGGGCGTTTATCACATTTAGGCGGTGCATTTATTGGGTATTATTATGCACGTAAACTTACTTCGGGTACTGACATTGGTGAAGGCTTTTCAAATATGCTTGATGCTATAAGTAATTTATTTAAAAAGAATAAAAAAGCACCACTAAAAACTGTTTATCGTAAGCCAAGAACATCGAACCTTAAAAAATCAATTGATTATAACGAGGAATCTCACCAGCGTAAAGTAGATACTATACTAGATAAAATAAGTAAATCTGGTTACGAAAGCTTATCCAAAGAAGAAAAAGATTTTTTGTTTAAAGTAGGAAAAGAATAG
- a CDS encoding rhomboid family intramembrane serine protease, producing MVKITDAVKHLIIVNVLFFVATQILGDQMYQWFALWFPKNENFQIWQIVTHMFMHGGTMHILFNMIGLWMFGSAVEQYLGKKQFLFLYFSAGFGAVLFQLGYYYFTYLPAFSDLISSGLNADQITQMLTSNQLLEGVTNAQKLQLQDIFPVYNASMVGASGCIMGILAAFGVMNPNAKLMMIFLPIPIKAKFFIPGIILLDVISAFTGQSFFSPSNTAYMAHIGGALVGFLVMMYWKNNSFNKNRWD from the coding sequence ATGGTAAAAATAACCGATGCAGTAAAACATTTAATAATTGTTAATGTTTTATTTTTTGTAGCGACTCAGATATTAGGAGATCAGATGTACCAATGGTTTGCACTGTGGTTTCCTAAAAACGAAAATTTTCAAATTTGGCAGATTGTAACACACATGTTTATGCATGGTGGCACAATGCATATTCTGTTTAATATGATTGGTTTATGGATGTTTGGTTCGGCAGTTGAGCAATATTTAGGTAAAAAGCAATTTTTGTTTTTATATTTCTCGGCAGGTTTCGGAGCTGTTTTATTTCAATTAGGGTATTATTACTTTACATATTTACCTGCTTTTTCAGATTTGATTAGTTCGGGTTTAAATGCCGATCAGATTACACAAATGCTGACAAGTAATCAGCTTTTAGAGGGAGTTACAAATGCTCAAAAATTACAATTACAGGATATATTTCCAGTATACAATGCTTCTATGGTTGGAGCTTCTGGTTGTATTATGGGAATTTTAGCAGCTTTTGGGGTAATGAACCCTAATGCGAAACTGATGATGATATTTTTACCTATACCTATAAAAGCTAAGTTTTTTATACCAGGTATTATTTTGTTAGATGTTATTTCTGCGTTTACGGGACAATCATTTTTTAGCCCAAGTAATACAGCGTATATGGCCCACATAGGTGGGGCGTTGGTTGGTTTTTTAGTGATGATGTACTGGAAGAACAATTCATTTAATAAAAATAGGTGGGACTAA
- the mutL gene encoding DNA mismatch repair endonuclease MutL: MADIIQLLPDHVANQIAAGEVVQRPASVVKELLENAIDAGADSIKLIIKDGGKALIQVIDNGIGMSTTDARLSFERHATSKIKSAEDLFSLNTKGFRGEALASIAAIAHVELLTKREEDEVGVQLKIEGSKVVTQDVTVTPKGTSLCVKNLFFNIPARRNFLKSIQVEFRHITDEFQRVALAHPNIQFHFYNNGSELFNLPSSNYRQRIVNVFGGKTNEKLVPVEEETQVVKITGFITKPEFSKKSRGEQFFFVNNRFIKSAYLHHAVVSAFEGLIKPGNFPGYFLYLDVDPSSIDINIHPTKTEIKFDDEHTIYALLRSAIKHALGQFNVVPALDFEQDQNLDTPYAYKGKGAEVPKVVVDATFNPFSHDMASPSKSSGSGGGGTNRSSYEKPNTKGWENLYVGLESKVGKESDFSSVSFESEAITGSIFDDSKKALDHVATTFQLKRKYIVTTIKSGMIVIDQSRAHQRVLYENFLKNITIKEAVSQQLLFPLSLSFSKSDIVIIEEILDSLKTLGFAFDKIEDELVEISGVPLLVPESEVGMVLDQLISDYQLDVQIDSFSQSDIVSKTLCKTLAVKTGEQLDNDSQMALVNDLFACKEFKISPFNKPIYITITGDDIDKKFM, encoded by the coding sequence ATGGCTGATATAATTCAACTTTTACCGGACCATGTTGCAAACCAAATTGCTGCAGGTGAGGTTGTTCAGCGACCAGCTTCTGTAGTAAAAGAACTATTAGAAAACGCTATTGACGCAGGTGCTGACTCCATAAAATTAATTATAAAAGATGGCGGTAAAGCACTTATACAAGTTATAGATAATGGTATTGGTATGAGTACTACCGATGCTAGGCTTAGTTTTGAACGCCACGCAACATCAAAAATAAAAAGTGCTGAAGATTTATTCAGCTTAAATACAAAAGGATTTAGAGGAGAAGCTTTAGCATCTATTGCCGCAATTGCACATGTCGAACTTTTAACAAAAAGAGAAGAAGATGAAGTTGGTGTGCAACTAAAAATAGAAGGTAGTAAAGTTGTTACGCAAGATGTTACGGTTACACCGAAAGGAACTTCACTTTGCGTAAAAAACTTATTCTTTAATATTCCTGCACGTCGTAATTTTTTAAAATCTATTCAAGTAGAGTTTAGGCATATTACAGACGAGTTTCAGCGTGTAGCATTAGCGCACCCAAATATTCAATTTCACTTTTATAATAACGGGAGTGAGTTGTTCAATTTACCAAGCTCTAATTACAGACAGCGAATTGTAAATGTTTTTGGTGGTAAAACAAATGAAAAATTAGTACCTGTTGAAGAAGAAACTCAGGTAGTTAAAATTACAGGGTTTATAACAAAGCCAGAATTTTCAAAGAAGAGTAGAGGTGAACAATTCTTTTTTGTCAATAATAGATTTATAAAAAGTGCTTATTTACACCATGCGGTAGTTAGTGCTTTTGAGGGACTTATAAAACCAGGTAATTTTCCTGGTTATTTTTTATATTTAGATGTAGATCCATCTTCTATTGATATAAATATACACCCAACAAAAACAGAAATTAAGTTTGACGATGAGCATACTATTTATGCTTTACTACGTTCAGCAATAAAACACGCACTAGGGCAATTTAATGTAGTGCCTGCTTTAGATTTTGAGCAAGATCAAAATTTAGATACTCCGTATGCTTATAAAGGTAAAGGAGCAGAAGTACCTAAAGTAGTAGTCGATGCTACTTTTAACCCTTTTTCTCATGATATGGCTAGTCCATCAAAATCATCTGGTAGCGGTGGCGGTGGAACAAATCGTTCTTCATACGAGAAACCAAATACAAAAGGGTGGGAGAATTTGTATGTAGGTCTAGAGTCTAAAGTTGGTAAAGAATCTGATTTTAGTAGTGTAAGTTTCGAGTCAGAAGCAATTACAGGATCTATTTTCGACGATTCTAAAAAAGCGTTAGACCACGTAGCAACAACCTTTCAGCTTAAGCGAAAATATATTGTTACAACTATAAAATCAGGGATGATTGTTATAGACCAAAGTAGGGCGCACCAAAGAGTTTTGTATGAAAATTTCTTGAAGAATATTACAATTAAAGAAGCCGTGAGTCAACAATTATTATTCCCGTTGTCGCTATCTTTTTCTAAATCAGATATTGTAATTATTGAAGAAATTCTCGACAGTTTAAAAACACTTGGTTTTGCTTTTGATAAGATAGAAGACGAATTGGTTGAAATTTCGGGAGTACCTTTATTGGTTCCGGAAAGTGAAGTAGGTATGGTTTTAGATCAATTAATATCTGATTATCAATTAGATGTGCAAATAGATAGTTTTTCGCAGTCAGATATTGTTTCGAAAACATTATGTAAAACATTAGCGGTAAAAACAGGCGAACAGTTAGATAATGATTCTCAAATGGCCTTGGTAAACGATTTGTTTGCTTGTAAGGAATTCAAAATAAGTCCGTTTAATAAACCAATATATATCACTATTACAGGTGATGATATTGATAAAAAATTCATGTAA
- the ribH gene encoding 6,7-dimethyl-8-ribityllumazine synthase: MATANKNLSVYDKATIPNAKNFRFGIVVSEWNTEITEGLFNGAKEALLDCGATDENIIRWDVPGSFELTYGSKKMIKTQNVDAVIAIGSVIQGETKHFDFVCSATAQGIKDLNILTDTPVIFCVLTDNTLQQAIDRSGGMHGNKGTEAAIAAIKMAALGA; the protein is encoded by the coding sequence ATGGCAACAGCCAATAAAAATTTATCGGTTTACGATAAAGCTACAATCCCAAATGCGAAAAATTTTCGATTTGGGATTGTTGTTTCTGAATGGAATACAGAAATAACAGAAGGTTTGTTTAATGGAGCTAAAGAGGCTTTGTTAGATTGTGGAGCAACAGACGAGAATATTATCCGTTGGGATGTTCCAGGTAGTTTTGAGCTTACATATGGCAGCAAAAAAATGATCAAAACCCAAAATGTTGATGCTGTTATTGCTATCGGAAGTGTAATACAAGGCGAAACAAAACATTTTGATTTTGTTTGTAGCGCTACTGCTCAGGGTATTAAAGATTTAAATATCTTGACTGATACACCTGTGATTTTCTGTGTATTAACTGACAATACGTTGCAACAAGCAATAGACCGTAGTGGAGGTATGCATGGTAATAAAGGTACTGAAGCTGCAATTGCTGCAATAAAAATGGCAGCTTTAGGAGCTTAA
- a CDS encoding tol-pal system YbgF family protein: MATYKKRGYKAKEPQIDKTDEFEFNEQESTTAEVFNTLEESASKSEEWVAKNQKYILGVIGVIAICVLGYLAFDQFISKPKEAEAGNEMFYAMQAYNQAQQNTTVQDSLYNTALNGANGKYGLVDVIDNYKGTKNANLATYAAGMSFLNTQKYQEAIDYLGDYTATDALTGALAKGAIGDAFMQLNQPEDALDYYEKAVAANANNFTTPMFLQKAGATALELGDADAALKYFERIKDEFASSSEAGTVAVFIAMAKNK, from the coding sequence ATGGCTACATACAAGAAGCGCGGATATAAAGCAAAGGAACCACAAATAGATAAAACAGACGAGTTCGAATTTAATGAACAAGAAAGTACAACAGCTGAGGTTTTTAATACTTTAGAAGAAAGTGCTTCTAAATCAGAAGAGTGGGTTGCTAAAAACCAAAAATATATTTTAGGTGTTATCGGAGTTATCGCAATATGTGTACTTGGGTATTTAGCTTTTGACCAGTTTATAAGTAAGCCTAAAGAGGCTGAGGCAGGAAACGAAATGTTTTATGCAATGCAGGCTTACAATCAAGCACAACAAAATACAACAGTACAAGACTCTCTTTACAATACGGCTTTAAACGGAGCAAATGGTAAATACGGTTTAGTAGATGTAATTGATAATTATAAAGGTACTAAGAATGCAAACTTAGCAACATATGCAGCAGGAATGTCTTTCTTAAATACTCAAAAATATCAAGAAGCTATTGATTACTTAGGTGATTATACCGCTACTGATGCTTTAACTGGAGCTTTAGCAAAAGGAGCTATAGGTGATGCTTTTATGCAATTGAACCAGCCAGAAGATGCATTAGATTATTACGAGAAGGCAGTTGCGGCTAATGCAAATAACTTTACAACACCAATGTTTTTACAAAAAGCAGGTGCTACAGCGTTAGAGTTAGGTGATGCAGATGCAGCATTAAAATATTTTGAAAGAATTAAGGACGAATTTGCAAGCTCATCAGAAGCAGGTACTGTAGCTGTGTTTATTGCAATGGCAAAAAATAAATAA
- a CDS encoding DNA replication/repair protein RecF codes for MFLKKLSLINYKNFSSKNFDFDAKINCFVGQNGIGKTNILDAIYHLSFGKSYFNPIATQNIKHGEDFFVIEGNFDKNEREEKIACSLKKGMKKIIKKNGKAYDKLSDHIGFLPLVIISPSDRDLITEGSDTRRKFIDGVISQSDKEYLQTLLKYNKILSQRNSLLKYFAANHTFDKTTLSVYNEQLNGYGTEIFNKRITFLETFIPIFKEQYKAISGGNEEVDLVYDSKLQSSDLLSLLQQNIDKDRALQYTSVGVHKDDLNFDLEEYPIKKFGSQGQQKSFLIALKLAQFHFIKKQASTTPILLLDDVFDKLDENRVSHIIQLVNDEHFGQLFISDTHADRTENVVKTIHQSYKIFKL; via the coding sequence ATGTTTCTGAAGAAATTATCACTCATAAATTACAAAAACTTTAGCTCGAAAAATTTTGATTTCGATGCTAAAATCAACTGTTTTGTTGGGCAAAACGGCATTGGCAAAACAAATATTTTAGATGCCATCTATCATTTATCATTTGGTAAAAGTTACTTTAACCCTATTGCTACGCAAAACATAAAACATGGCGAAGATTTTTTCGTAATTGAAGGGAATTTCGATAAAAACGAGCGTGAAGAGAAAATTGCGTGCAGTTTAAAAAAGGGAATGAAAAAAATTATCAAGAAAAATGGTAAAGCATATGACAAATTATCAGATCATATTGGTTTTTTACCTTTGGTAATTATTTCACCATCTGATAGAGATTTAATTACAGAAGGTAGCGATACTCGTCGTAAATTTATTGATGGTGTAATCTCACAGTCTGACAAGGAGTATTTACAAACTTTATTAAAGTATAACAAGATACTCAGCCAACGTAATTCACTTTTAAAATATTTTGCTGCCAACCATACTTTTGACAAAACAACACTTAGTGTTTATAATGAACAATTGAATGGGTATGGTACCGAAATATTCAACAAAAGGATTACCTTTTTAGAAACCTTTATTCCTATTTTTAAAGAGCAATACAAAGCTATTTCTGGTGGTAACGAAGAGGTTGATCTGGTATACGATAGCAAACTACAAAGTAGTGATCTGTTAAGCTTATTACAGCAAAATATTGATAAAGATAGAGCCTTGCAATACACGAGTGTTGGGGTACATAAAGACGATTTAAACTTTGACTTAGAAGAATACCCTATTAAAAAATTTGGGAGTCAAGGGCAACAAAAATCATTTTTAATAGCTTTAAAACTAGCACAGTTTCATTTTATAAAAAAACAAGCCAGTACAACGCCTATTTTATTGTTAGATGATGTTTTTGATAAGCTAGACGAAAATAGAGTAAGCCATATTATTCAATTGGTAAACGATGAACATTTCGGGCAATTGTTTATTAGTGACACACATGCCGATAGAACTGAAAATGTAGTTAAAACGATTCACCAATCTTATAAAATATTTAAATTATAA
- a CDS encoding DUF721 domain-containing protein, with translation MAKRRRENIPLSEALQDFITTNKLQKGIDKVDAREAWANLMGNGVNNYTTAIELREGTLFVSLSSSVLRQELSLGKSKIISMLNEELGKEVVKKLVLR, from the coding sequence ATGGCGAAAAGACGTAGAGAGAATATCCCTTTAAGTGAAGCTTTGCAAGATTTTATAACCACCAATAAGCTACAAAAAGGTATTGATAAAGTAGATGCTCGCGAAGCTTGGGCAAACTTAATGGGTAATGGTGTAAATAATTACACTACGGCAATTGAGCTACGAGAAGGCACCTTATTTGTTTCGCTATCTTCTTCTGTATTACGACAAGAGCTAAGTCTTGGTAAATCTAAAATTATTAGTATGCTTAATGAAGAATTAGGTAAAGAAGTGGTGAAGAAGTTGGTGTTGCGATAG
- a CDS encoding (deoxy)nucleoside triphosphate pyrophosphohydrolase — MKEIEVVAAIIYFEDKILCVQRPENKLTYISKKFEFPGGKVENGETLNNALYRELKEELNFTPISMGELYLTVNHQYPDFKLIMHVFKCFSDKSEIQLNEHVSSQWLSLKKLKKLDWAAADIPIVNRLIEHG, encoded by the coding sequence ATGAAAGAGATAGAAGTTGTTGCTGCAATAATCTATTTTGAAGATAAGATTCTTTGTGTTCAAAGGCCTGAAAACAAATTGACTTATATATCCAAAAAATTTGAATTCCCTGGAGGCAAAGTAGAAAATGGGGAAACATTAAATAATGCATTGTATAGAGAATTAAAAGAAGAATTAAACTTCACACCAATCTCAATGGGTGAATTATATTTAACAGTTAATCATCAATATCCAGACTTTAAATTAATAATGCATGTTTTCAAATGCTTTTCTGATAAAAGTGAAATTCAGTTAAATGAACATGTTTCTTCTCAATGGCTCTCTTTAAAAAAATTAAAAAAATTAGATTGGGCAGCAGCAGATATTCCTATAGTTAATAGATTAATTGAGCATGGATAA
- a CDS encoding DEAD/DEAH box helicase gives MDKIFNDNFKESLLTGFIDKSLKSDALYQPELLVNRKIPRTKVLSTILKELEDCESFFISVAFVTTSGVAALINTFKTLEEKGIKGKILVSQYLNFTQPEALKRLLQFQNIELKIVTKENSHSKGYIFKHSEYYNLVIGSSNLTSSALSTNKEWNMKVSARNSSSIVDKVINEFQDDFEIGEIVNEAYIEKYEEIYKKQSLVFKKSEEELSKELNLKITPNSMQTDALENLKNLRKDSNKALIISATGTGKTYLAAFDAKAFNPKKLLFVVHRQNIAKKAMMTFETIFGKSKTMGLYSGNQRELDAEFIFCTIQTLSRENHLSKFDKSEFDYIIIDESHRSGADSYIRLIDYFNPRFLLGMTATPDRTDDKDIYSLYDHNIAYEIRLSKAMEENMLIPFHYYGVADLYINDKIHENNSDFRLLTTDERVNKIISKIEFYGSDNGITRGLIFCSKKAEAKELSGKFNQKGYKTVALVGESSEDERTKAIKLLESDDLTIKLDYIFTVDIFNEGIDIPKINQVIMIRPTQSAIIFIQQLGRGLRKTNNKYYLTIIDFIGNYKNNYLIPIALYGDTSFNKDKIRKLISEGSSMIPGESTINFDEITKERVYASIDSAKMQLLTDLKMDYNNLKSRIGRIPMMMDFVNNDSRDPYLYVNHSKSYFNFLTKTEKDFNSDISEKQIKLLELFSKEINNSKRIEESIILKESIISESFNTEKLKAKIKKTYGYNISKETISSCVSNINFEFVREKKQGKLIPVRDIYNLNILKIENDIFSLQNEFKTLLNDSNFKDFLLDTIEYSLYNFNKNFDTNKWNDGFHLYRKYSRKDVFRILNFTENPVAQNVGGYLVSPDNKYCPIFVNYHKEEDISESTKYEDEFVNQKEFDWMSKSNRKIESKDVQSILGNNGAIRLPLFIKKNNDEGTDFYYMGDIKPQKKSVEQTKMNSDSGKKVSVVKIRFDLENQVSDSMYKYLEENPDIKTKQMVNQRPIENKVIQLKINIPEKESIHTIPLYNFYAAAGSFSEMQDEKEYNLIPVQERYSTDNYFACKIIGESMNKIIPNNSICIFKKNVTGSRSGKILLIENSDSFDPDFNSAFTVKTYSSEKTITEEGWQHNTIILKTNSHDTSFKSIIINEDNSNQMRVIGEFVEVLNQKRPLITE, from the coding sequence ATGGATAAAATATTTAATGATAATTTTAAAGAGAGCCTATTAACAGGGTTTATTGATAAGTCCTTAAAATCTGACGCTTTATACCAACCAGAACTCCTTGTCAATCGAAAAATCCCTAGGACGAAGGTATTATCGACAATACTAAAAGAATTAGAAGACTGCGAAAGTTTTTTTATATCTGTTGCTTTTGTTACAACAAGCGGTGTCGCAGCACTAATAAACACTTTTAAAACTCTGGAAGAAAAAGGTATAAAAGGAAAAATCCTTGTTTCTCAATACCTAAACTTCACACAACCCGAAGCGTTAAAAAGGCTTTTACAATTTCAAAATATAGAATTAAAAATAGTAACCAAAGAAAACTCACATTCAAAAGGTTATATTTTTAAGCACTCTGAATATTACAACTTAGTTATTGGAAGTAGTAATTTAACTTCATCCGCATTATCTACGAATAAAGAGTGGAATATGAAGGTTTCAGCAAGAAACTCAAGCTCCATAGTAGATAAAGTCATTAACGAATTTCAAGATGATTTTGAAATAGGTGAAATTGTAAATGAAGCTTATATTGAAAAATATGAAGAAATTTACAAAAAGCAATCTCTAGTATTTAAAAAAAGTGAAGAAGAACTATCTAAAGAACTCAATTTAAAAATAACTCCAAACTCTATGCAAACTGATGCATTAGAGAACTTAAAAAACTTAAGAAAAGATAGTAATAAAGCGCTTATAATCTCTGCAACAGGAACAGGTAAAACATACCTAGCTGCATTTGACGCCAAAGCTTTTAATCCTAAAAAACTTCTATTTGTTGTACATAGACAAAATATAGCAAAAAAAGCAATGATGACTTTTGAAACTATTTTCGGAAAGTCTAAAACAATGGGATTGTACTCCGGTAATCAAAGAGAATTAGATGCCGAATTTATTTTCTGTACTATTCAAACTCTGTCTAGAGAAAACCATTTATCAAAATTTGATAAAAGCGAATTTGATTATATCATTATCGATGAATCTCATCGTTCCGGAGCAGATTCATATATTAGATTAATAGATTATTTTAATCCAAGGTTTCTTCTTGGAATGACTGCAACACCTGATAGAACAGACGATAAAGATATTTATAGTTTATATGACCATAATATAGCTTATGAGATTAGATTAAGTAAAGCAATGGAAGAGAACATGCTTATTCCCTTTCATTATTATGGTGTCGCCGATTTATATATAAATGATAAAATTCATGAAAATAATTCAGATTTCAGGCTTTTAACTACCGATGAAAGAGTTAATAAAATTATTTCTAAAATTGAATTTTATGGCTCTGATAATGGAATAACAAGAGGTTTAATTTTTTGCTCCAAAAAAGCTGAGGCCAAAGAATTATCTGGTAAATTCAATCAAAAAGGATACAAGACAGTTGCTTTAGTTGGGGAGAGTTCGGAAGATGAGAGAACAAAAGCCATAAAGTTATTAGAAAGTGACGATTTAACAATTAAATTAGACTACATTTTTACTGTTGATATTTTTAATGAAGGAATTGATATACCAAAAATCAATCAAGTGATTATGATTCGTCCAACCCAATCAGCAATAATATTCATACAGCAATTAGGGCGCGGATTAAGAAAGACTAACAATAAGTATTATTTAACAATCATTGATTTTATTGGTAACTATAAAAACAATTATTTAATACCAATAGCATTATACGGAGACACTTCCTTCAATAAGGATAAAATAAGAAAGTTGATTTCAGAAGGAAGTAGTATGATTCCAGGAGAATCAACTATCAATTTTGATGAAATCACTAAAGAAAGAGTCTATGCTTCAATTGATTCTGCAAAGATGCAATTGTTAACTGATTTAAAAATGGATTACAATAATTTAAAAAGTAGAATCGGGCGTATTCCAATGATGATGGACTTTGTAAATAATGATTCAAGAGACCCTTATTTATATGTTAATCACTCAAAATCATATTTTAACTTTTTAACTAAAACCGAAAAAGATTTTAATTCAGATATAAGCGAAAAACAAATAAAACTATTAGAATTATTTTCAAAAGAAATAAATAATTCTAAACGAATAGAAGAGTCAATCATACTAAAAGAATCGATTATTTCTGAAAGTTTTAATACCGAAAAACTAAAAGCCAAAATCAAAAAAACCTATGGCTACAACATTTCAAAAGAAACTATTTCTTCTTGTGTTTCAAATATTAATTTTGAGTTCGTAAGAGAAAAAAAACAAGGAAAACTAATACCTGTTAGGGATATTTATAATTTGAATATTCTCAAAATAGAAAATGATATTTTCTCATTGCAAAATGAATTCAAGACACTTTTAAACGATTCTAATTTTAAAGATTTTTTATTAGACACAATAGAATATTCGCTTTATAATTTCAACAAAAACTTTGACACCAATAAATGGAATGATGGATTTCATTTATATAGAAAGTATTCAAGAAAAGATGTTTTTAGGATTTTAAATTTCACTGAAAATCCAGTTGCTCAAAATGTTGGCGGCTACTTAGTAAGTCCCGATAATAAATATTGTCCAATATTCGTAAATTATCACAAAGAAGAAGATATCTCTGAATCTACCAAATATGAAGACGAATTCGTGAACCAAAAGGAATTCGATTGGATGTCAAAATCAAATAGAAAAATAGAAAGTAAAGATGTTCAATCTATCCTTGGTAATAATGGAGCAATTCGACTTCCTCTTTTTATCAAAAAGAATAACGATGAAGGCACTGACTTCTACTACATGGGTGATATTAAACCTCAAAAGAAGAGCGTTGAACAAACAAAAATGAATAGTGATAGTGGGAAAAAAGTTTCTGTAGTTAAAATTCGTTTTGATTTAGAAAACCAAGTATCTGATTCTATGTATAAATATTTGGAAGAAAATCCAGATATAAAAACAAAACAAATGGTTAATCAACGGCCAATAGAAAACAAAGTTATTCAACTAAAGATTAATATACCAGAAAAAGAATCAATTCACACTATTCCTCTTTACAATTTTTACGCAGCAGCAGGTAGTTTTAGTGAAATGCAAGATGAAAAAGAATACAATCTAATTCCTGTACAGGAAAGATACTCCACAGATAATTATTTCGCTTGTAAAATAATTGGGGAATCAATGAATAAAATTATACCCAATAATTCAATATGCATATTCAAAAAAAATGTAACTGGTTCTCGTAGTGGTAAAATTTTATTAATAGAAAATAGCGATTCTTTCGACCCAGATTTTAATTCAGCCTTTACTGTAAAAACTTATTCAAGTGAAAAAACTATTACAGAAGAAGGTTGGCAACATAATACAATTATACTAAAAACTAACTCCCACGATACTAGTTTTAAAAGTATAATAATTAATGAGGACAACAGTAATCAAATGAGAGTTATAGGTGAGTTTGTAGAAGTTTTAAATCAAAAAAGGCCACTCATCACTGAGTAG
- a CDS encoding nucleoside-diphosphate kinase gives MTTNRTFTMLKPDAVENGHIGAILDKITAAGFKIVAMKLTQLSKRDAQAFYAVHSERPFYGELVEFMTRGPIVAAVLEKENAVEDFRALIGATNPAEAAEGTIRKMFATSMGENAVHGSDSDENAAIEGAFHFSGREIF, from the coding sequence ATGACAACAAATAGAACATTTACAATGCTTAAGCCAGATGCTGTTGAAAACGGACATATTGGTGCTATTTTAGACAAAATAACTGCTGCTGGATTTAAGATTGTAGCTATGAAGTTAACTCAGCTTAGCAAAAGAGATGCTCAGGCATTTTATGCAGTACATAGTGAGCGTCCTTTTTATGGTGAATTGGTTGAATTTATGACAAGAGGACCAATTGTAGCTGCTGTTTTAGAAAAAGAAAACGCTGTTGAAGATTTTAGAGCTCTTATTGGTGCTACTAACCCAGCGGAAGCTGCAGAAGGTACTATCCGTAAAATGTTTGCTACATCAATGGGTGAAAATGCAGTGCATGGTTCTGATAGCGATGAGAATGCAGCTATTGAAGGTGCTTTCCATTTTTCAGGAAGAGAGATTTTCTAG